The window GCCCATGTGCCCGCCTCGGGCCAGCCGCCGGCGGACATGGACTCCAGCAGCGCCTCACCGACCGTCCTGTGTGGATCGGTCGTCGGAGTCGGCGCGACGAAGGCGTCGAGCACGTCGCCCTTGAACGCCACCAGAATTCCCTGGCGACGAGTTTGCGGAACGCCGAAATCCGCCGCATTCACGACGAACCACGCATGTCGATAGCCGAGGTGCGACAGTTCCTCCGCGACATAGGAGCGAATCGCCTCGTAGGCCGGCTTCGTCACCAGGTCGGGCACGTTCTCGACGAGCAGCGCTCTGGGCTGCACGCCGTGGAGCAGCAGCATCGTGGCTCGGAGCAGTTCGAGTTCTGCCTCGCTGTCGCGGCGCGCGATGGTGGCCGTCGCCTTCACGCGTGGGAGGCCCGCCGACAGCAGGTCCACGTCGTAGGTCTCGGTGTGCTCGGACGGATCGAAGTCCAGCAGGTTCGTTTCGAGGACGTTCCAGGAAGGACGGTTGGTACGCAGGGTGCGACACGCGACGTCGCGGTTGTCGAGCAGGAGGACGGGGTCGAAGCCGGATTCCTCGAGGCCCACTGCCAGTCCACCGGCGCCCGAGCAGATGTCCAGGGAGCGAAGCCGTCCCGTCGTGCCTGTGTGCATGCCGCCCCCGGAGTCCCCGTGAGGGCGGCGAGACGACCTGCCTGCCTCGCCGCCGTCGAACCGGGAGATCAACTCTTGCCGATCTCCGTGACGTCGATGATCGCACTGGCTTTGGCGGAGACCGTCGTGAATTGGACGACCTGCCCGTTTGCGCTGTGGGCCGAGGCCGGTGCCACGAAGGTGAAGGCCATGACGATCTTGTCCGAATCGATGCGTCGATCCGCGTTGATGGAGCTTTGACGAGTCGTCTCGATGACCGGGTACAGGACGATCGCGCCGCGGCGTTCGGACACAAGACCCTCCGTGGTGGTGTCCCCCGAGGCGCCCAGAGCGCCCGCGATCCGGTGAGCCACCCCGCGGTGCTTTTTGTCGCTGATCGCTCCGAAGAGGGCTCCCCGGTCCGCGCGGCGGTCACGGGAGAACCACGAGTACGACCGACCCGCAGAGCCGAGGGCGACGGTCTTGGCTTCCGACCCCGAGGCGTGCTGCGGAGCCAGCACGACCCAGTCGTCCACCTTGCCGGCTTCGGTGATCTCCGAGAGGTACCGAAGGTGCGGGAGGAACTGCTCGGGAACGTCCCACCGCAGATCGCGGAGCGTGTCCAGGACCGTGGTGGCGGAGAAGGTTCCACTCAGCGAGCGGAAGCGGTGGACGAGACCCTTGTCCGGGAAGTGGTACGCGTAGACGGTTGCCTGGGAATCGAGGGATTCGAGGTACGGAAGCCACAGTTCCGTATTTCGCCGGAGTTCTTCGCCCTTCTGCGGATAGGCAGTGGGCTCCTCCCAGCGTCCGGCGGACCGCACGAGTTCCAGCCTGGCGTTGTACATCTTGTTCGGACTGGCAGGCTTCAGCCACGGCAGGTGTTGGGAAACCAAGGGAGGGATCTGGGCGGGAGTGATCTGCGGCCGGCCGTCGACCATCACGGAATAGCGGTGCAGCTCCGAACGGAACGCCTCCTCGTCGAGGCAGATCGCCTGGAAGGCGTCGTATAGATCCACCTCGGTCCGTCCCATGGTCTCCCTGCGCCCGAGGTAGAGACGCACCAGATCGCGATATCCCTTGCGGAACCCGAACCAGCGCCCCATCTGCATGAGCGTGGATGCGTTTCCGGCCCGGCGGCGGAAGAACGACACGGTCAGCCCCTCGACTGTGAACCCGCGTGCCAGTTTCTGGCCCCCAATGAGGATCTTCCAGATCGGACGCTTGTCGAAGTCGGCCTCGCCCGTCTCCAAGTCCTTGTCGCCGTTCACGACGATGATCGGTTGGCCGTCACCGTCGATCCGTACGCTCGCTGGCCCGACGTAGCGCATCAGCTCGTCGTAGGAAGCGGGTACCGCCTGTCCGTCGGCGCGGACCTCCGATACCGGGGCGACGTCCGTCTCGAAGAGCTTCCGCAGCCGCTCGTGCCCGCGGGGACCGGTGTAGCCCGCGTTGTGCCACAGGTTCAGGACGCGATTGTGTAGATCACGGTGGATTCCTGTGCGCACCGACTCGTGGACGAGCATGGTGTGGTGCTCGAAGTAGCCGTCACCGAGACCGCCCACGTCCTCCCGGTACAGCTTCATGGCGGCCGTCAGCACGAACATGTCCATGGCCTGCTGCAGGCAGCTGTCGTCCTCCGCGTCGTCGAAGATGTCTCGGACGTGCGCCTTCTCGTTGGAGTTGGCAATGGTGCGCTCGTGCTCCTCCACCTCACTGTCCAGATCGTGGAAGTCCCGCGCGCCCATGTATCCCTCGGGGCGGGGCAGCGAGATGAGGAAGTCCTTGGGGAAGATGTCCTCGGTGTCGCTCGGATCCACGAAGACGTTCGCGAAGGGCGTCGCTGTATAGCCCACGTACTGGGCACGAGGCAGCATGTTCAGCAGCTTCGAGATCTGCTCGTTGATCGCGCTGCGCTGGACATCCGGCTTCGAGGTGTTGACCGAAGCCTCGTCCGACTCGTCGTCGATGATCAAGACGGGGATCTCCGTCAGTGGGGTCTTGATCTTCCCCAGATCCTTGACGAGCTTGGCCAGCACCGTCTTGTTCTTCTTGACCACCATCAGGCGAGCCGACGAGCGGTGCAGGTTCTCCCGGTCGTACAGAGGCAGGGCCGGTTCCCGCTTCTCGAACTCCAAGGCGGTGATGCCCTGTAGCAGACTCTTGTAGTCGTCGTCCCGCGTGGTCATCCGCACGATGTCGAATGCCCCGAGTGCAGACGGAAGGCTGCCGAAGGTCACGAACTTCCCGGCCCTCCAAGCCGGGTCGTCGGCGTAGTCCGATTCCAGCTCGTCGGCCCCCCGGAGGATGTTCTCCCTGCCGACGAGTTCCATGTCGAGACGCCGCTGCGTCTGGGCTCGCAGCATGTTGAGCGTCCCCCCGAGGACAATCACCAGTCGGTAGCCCGCGTCCACGGCCTTGGCCATGACACCAGTGAAGTTCGCGGTCTTCCCCGACTGTACGTAGCCCACGACGAGACCCTTGGACTGGTATATCGCCGAGTCGGTCGGGTCTGCCAGCCGTTCGATCACCTGATCGGTCGCCACGTCCAACGCGGCCACGGCAGCGGCCGGCCACCCCTTGGCTGCGAGCAGGCCGCGATAGGCGGGCCAGTAGTGCGGTCGGCTGAGCTGGGACTGAGGCGTGTACCAGGGCTTGTGCTCCGGGCTGATCACCACGGAGACCGCTGCCTTCGATACGGGAATCAGCCCGTCGAGCAGCGCGCGCGTGGCCTCCTTGAGCTTCAACAGGTGATGGATCTCGGCCCTGCGCTCGTCCGTGCGCGGCCGCGTGTCGGTCCAGGCCGGTCGGTCGGCGTAGTCCCATCGCGTGAGCTGCTTACGCCAGAGTTCGACCAACTGATGCGTTGAGCGGGATCCCTTGAGCGCTGCTTGGAAGTCCGCCTCGTCGGCATACGCCGCGGCCTCCGGGGCCATGTCCTCGGCCTGGTACGCCAGGGCCCGGGCCAGGTTCTTCGGCTTGCTGCCGTCGAGATCGGACAGCACGGCACTGTGCAGTTCGAGCCGAAGGGTTTCGGTGCTTGTCAATTGGGGGTCCTCGTTGGTCACGGAAGACGGAAGTCGATGAGGTCGACCGGCGAGCCGGGTGCCGAGCTCAAATGGGTCACGTCCATGTGGTAGTCGATCGACGAGACGTGCTCTCGGACGGAGAGGGGAATCATCGACTCGGTCAACCTCGGCAGCTGCTCGGCTGGGACGATCAAGGGAGCCGAGCGCAAAGTCCAGCGTTCGTCGTCCGGGTCGCTCTCGCTCCAACCACCGGCTGCCAGGGCGCCTTCCAGGCTCACCGACGCGATGCGGTGCGCCGCTCGGGCGTCACGGATCACCGAGGCCACCGACTCACCCAGGGAGCGGCCGCCGAGGCCGCCGCGCGTCAGCTGGAGAGAGGCGAACCACAAGGGTCGGCCGGAGCTCTCCGTGAGCTGGTGTATCCCGTGAACGGTGTGTCGACGCCTTTCGGAGGCGGTGGTCTTCACCTCGAGATCAGACTCGGGCAGCCCGAAGTCGTGCTGCTCCGCCTTGGGTCCGGTCCACGCTTCGATCGCCTGCGCCCACCCACGGGAGCGGGCCACGGCGCGCAACACCGCGAGTTCGCCGTGCAGCCCTATACGACGCTCCACCCCGAGGCCGCGCGGCTGGTCGAGCAGCCGGCCCCAGGCTTGCACCGTCTCCTCGAAGGCCTGCCCGAGGTCGCGCTCGCCGGTGACTATGCGGTCCGCGACGGCGATGAGCAGATCGTGGAAATCGCGCATCAACGCCACGTGGGTGGTGTGGATGCGTGCCATCCGCGTTCCGTCGCGCCGCACCTGGTCGATGGTCACCGCCGGCAGCGACGAGCGCGGTGGCTGCTGGTGGCGGTCGAGTTCGACCTGCAGCGAGATCTCCTGCCCGCCGTCACCGATCTCGTACCAGACTGCGCGTTCCGAGGTCGGTGCGGATAGCCGATAGCTCGCTGCCTGCCGCTCCCCGAGATAGTGCTCGACGGTCGACCAGGGGAGTTCCGGGTATCCGCCCGCGTCAGTCATCGTCGCCCATGCGTTCCAGTTCGGTGCGCGCGGCGGCCACCAGGATGGCCTGCCACAATTGGAGGTTGTCTTTTTCTCGACTCCCGCTGTATTCCTTCTCGAATATCTGATGGAGTAGGAGGTATATGAGGGATTTCAACGTAGGAGCGTCATTGAGTCCGCCACGCCTTCCGCCAAGAATCGCCGACCGATAGTGGTGATTCAAGACGATGGTCCGGTTCTCCCTGTCGGCGTCGAAGAACAGACTGTTGTCCAATGACTGCCAGCGGATGGCGATGGGTTCCTCACCCGGCAACAGGGGCAGCTCGTCCTCGATCGCCTCCCGCACGATGGGGTCGAACCCCTTGCCCGGCCCGATGACGGACTTCCGAGTCGTTCCCGCCCGCTTGCGCGCCTCGCGGTAGACCGACTCGGCGTCGGCGACATAGTCGATGAAGCGTCGCCCCTCGGCGTCCCGCGCCTCCTCCAAAGCGGAGATGAACTCGGGGGAGACCTCTACGCCCTCCTTCTTCACGGTCAGCCGGAATACATCGTTTCCGTGCGGCGGAAGATCGATGGCGACACGGGAAAGGGAAAGGTGCTGATCCGGCTGGCGGAAATTGTTCCACCCGCCTGCCTGTACGAGACGATTGTGTCGGTAGAAATAGAAGCCCTGCCGTTCCAGGACGGAGCCGACTGCCTTGTAACCGTCCAAGGTCGACTTTGCCGGCCAGACGTGGGCGTCGAGGGACACGGGGAGGATCGAAGCGAGATCGACGGTGAAGCGCCGAGGGTAGTCGGTGTGGCCCGGGACCGGATATCCGAACGGGTCGAGGGGCTCGACTCCGAAGTTCATGTACTCGGTTCCGGTGTTCACGTCCTCGACCGCGATCGTGATGTTGAAGTCGTCCCTGGCGAGAAACCTGTGCAGGTACAGGCCGAGCTGGAGGCCGAGTCGGTTGAGGGTCCGGTGCAGGTAGCGATCGGTTTGGCCGCCTCCGCCGTTCCGGGGGAAGTTCTTGACCCCGTCCCAACGGATGACCGTGCCCTGCCAGGTGATCGGACGCTGGGCGTAGCGGTCGATCAGTGTCTGAGCGTAGTCGGGGGCAACGATGTCGCACTGGTATCCGTTCACCGCCCGCTCCATCAGCCAACGGCGGCCCACGGCCCTCGTCCTGCGCGTCTTGCTCACGACCGTCACCGAGGACGCGTGACTCAGCGATGCGGACTTCAACCCGGTGCCGAACATTCCCAGAGCCTCGGAGGCGTAGTCGCGGCGGCCTCCGACGGTCATGGCGACATCGAGTTCCTCCTCGGTCATTCCCTTCCCGTCGTCGATGACGAGGAGGCTGACGAGCCGGTCCTCGTCGCGCAGGAAGTGGATCACCACGTCCCGGGCCCCGGCGTCGATGGAGTTGTCGACGAGGTCGGCGATGGCCACCTCGAACCCGTATCCCTGGCTGCTGAGGGCCTCCATGTACCGGGCGTCAGGAGGGAGGTGCTTGCTGCCCGTAGTGGGAACTTCGAACTGCCAGTCGTCGCGCATGGCCTGCCTAGGGGGATCGTTGAATCGAGGACGAGCCTAGTCCGCGTGTGTCCCCTGTGGCAGGTCTGGGTGAGTAAGGTCGGGAGCGTCGACCACGGAATCAGGGGCCGGTGGCTCCGTGGCACTCCGAGTACGGCTTGCCCGAGGTGCACCAGCAGGTTGTGGTGGGGGTGGGGGGCCAGGGGGTGGCTTTGCCGCGGGCTGCCAGGGTCGTGGCGTATTCGGCCAGGAGGCTGGGGGAGGCCGGGGAGGTCTTTTCGGAGGCTGCGAAGGCCTCGTACGACGGGACGCTCGCCGTGACGATGCCGAGGTTCGTGGTGCCCGAGGCGGCGAGGGCGCGCAGGGAGGTTTCGATCTGCCTCAGGTGGGCCTCGTGCGACGGGTACTCCGAGGCCAGGGTCGGGTACGACGTCAGGAGTTCCGCCAGCTCGCGCGCCGGCCAGTGGAGGATCGCCACCGGGAAGGGGCGGGACAGGGCCGCGCGGCGGTCGCCCAGTTCGGCGCGCAGGCGGGCGATCTCGGCGCGCAGTTCGGCCGGGTCGTCGGAGCCCAGGGCCCAGATGCGCTTCGGGTCGTGGAGCTCGTCCAGGGGGATCGGGCCGATGTGGCGCGTGTCCGCGACCATGTCCCAGTCGTCGTGCGGGCGCCCCAGGAGGCGGCGTACGCGGTGGCGGCCCGTCAGGAGGGCGGTGGTGGCCGGGGTGAGCGGGTCGTCCTCCGCGATGAGGAGGGTCGCCGCCTCCGTGAAGCAGTCGTGCGAGGCCTCCAACTCGTCGTGGGCCTCCAGGGCTTCCGCGATGACCTCCCACGGCGCCGGGTCCTTCGGGGAGGCGGCGCGGATGCCCGAGATGAGGGCGCGCGCCTCCGCCTCGTGGCCGTACTCCCAGAGGTTCGCCGCCTGCAGGGCCTTGATCAGCTGGGGGTCGGACGGCGAGGCGGAGAGGAGCTGGTCGTACAGGGCGCTCGCCCGGTCGCGTGCGTCGGCCAGTTCGAGGTGGGCCGCGGCCTGGAGGAGCAAGGGCTCCTGGTCCTCGGGGTAGCGGGTCGCCGTGCGGATGAGGCGCTCGGCTTCGGCGATGTGCTCGGCAGGCGTGTCGGGGCGCATGGTTCACACCGTACTGCGGCTGGTCAGTTGAAGGGGGAGGACTTAAGGTGCCGCCCGTGCGAGATCGCGTACCCGTGGTGGTGCAGGGGAGCGGCCGGCGGGCGCGCCGGGCCGGTCTCGTGGGGGTGCTGTGGGCGGCCGCCGAGCTGACCGTCACGGTGGGTGTGGTGGTGTTGTTGCTGGTGGTGCACCAGGTGTGGTGGACCAATCGGCAGGCCGCGGCCGCCGCGCAGGAGCAGGTCCAGGCCCTGGAGCGGGCCTGGGACGGTGGGAATACTTCCGGGCCCGTTGCGCCCGCGCCCTCCGGCTCCGGGGCCTCCGTCGAGCCGGGCGATCCGGCGGTGTCCGGGGCTCCGTCGGAGGGGACCCCTGGGCCGCCCGCGGCCTCCCGGTCGCCACGGCCCGCGGCCAAGCCGCCGGCCCGGGACCAGGCGTACGCCGTGCTGCGCATCCCGCGTCTCGGTCTCGTCGTGCCCGTCGCGCAGGGGATCGACAAGCGGGCCGTGCTGGACAAGGGGTACGCCGGGCAGTATCCCGGGACCGCGCAGCCCGGGGCGCAGGGGAACTTCGCGCTGGCCGGGCACCGCAACACCCACGGCGAGCCGTTCCGGTACATCAACCGGCTGCGGGCGGGGGACGAGCTCGTCGTCGACGTGCGGGGGCGGCGGTACACGTACGTGGTGGGGAAGATCCTGGGCGAGACGACCGAGCGGGACACCGGGGTGATCGCGCCCGTGCCGCGGAGCCTGGTGAAACCGGACGCCGGCTACAGCGAGCCCGGCGCGTACATCACGCTCACCACCTGCACGCCCGAGTACAGCTCCAAGTACCGGCTGGTGGTGTGGGGGACCCTCACGTCGTCCTGAGCCCGCCCGACCCGGCCGATTGTCAGCGTGCCCGGTTAGTATCGGTGTCACATCTCGTACGGGTGTACGCGTATCCGGGTGTATGGGCGTACGGGTGTATGGGCGTACGGGTATTTCGTGTGCGGGAGTGGAGAGGGGGAGGTCTGCATGGCGCGGCAACGACGCGGCGGGCTGTCCTCGCTGTTCTCGCGGACGCTGCTTTCGCTGGTGCTGCTCGGGGGAGTCCTCGGGCTGTTCGCCGGGGAGGCCGGGCTGGGCGCCGTGGTGGTCGCCCTCGCCGCGACCGTCGCCGTCGGTACCGAGGCCCTGGCCGCCGCCGCTCGGCTCGTGCGGCCCGTGCCACCCCATCGAATACGCACCGCGATCCGTGATCGCGAGCAGCGCACGGCGTTCCTGCCGCAGCGCGATCCCGATGCCTCGGGCCGGTCGCGGCCCAGGGCGCCCGGCCGTCTCGTCCCGACGGCCGCGTAGGGGCGCGCAGTAGTACTGCTCGACTTGTCGCCTTCTGCTGACTGATCACTGTTGTCGCCCCTCGCGGGTCGTCACGCCGAAATGCAGTTCTTTCGACGTTCGACGAGACCCTTCGGAGGGCCCACGTGTCCGTTTTCCCCCATCTTGTTGCTGAGCTGGGCCGGCTTCTCGAACCGGTGCTGGCCGAGTCCGCGACCGCTGCCGCGATCGTGCTGTTCACCGTCCTCGTACGGCTCGCCCTGTACCCGCTGAGCCGGGCCGCCTTCCGCGGGGCGACCCCGGTGGCGGGGATGCTGCCGCTCCTGCTGCAGCTGCCGGTGTTCTTCCTGATGTACCGGGCCTTCACCTCGGGGGGCGAGCTCCTCGGGCACCGGTTGTTCGCCGCGCCGCTGGGGGCGCGGTGGAGCGACGCGCTGGGCGACGGCGGTCTGTTCGGGGCGCAGGGGCTGGTGTTCCTCGGGCTGTTCGGAGCGATCGCGGCGGTGGCCACGTGGAGTGCGGTGCGGGGGCGCAGGGCGGCCGCCGTGGCTGCTGCTGCCGCCGCCTCCGCCCAGGCCGGGCCGGTCGGCCGCGCCGGCGCCAAGGCCAAGGCCGGGACGAAGGGCGGGACGAACGCCGGGGCGAAGGGCGCGGCCAAGGGCGGGGCGAAGGGCGGGGCGAAGGCCGGGACCAAGCCTGGGGCCAAGTCGAGTGTCAAGGCCGGGGCCGGGGCCGGGGCCGGGGGCGTGGTCGAGTTGAGCGCCGAGCAGCAGGAGGTCATGCGGAAGCTGGGCGGCGTACTGCCCCTGCTGTCGTTCGCGACGCTGATCACGGCTGCCGTCCTGCCGCTGGCCGCCGGGCTCTACATGCTGACCACCACCGCGTGGTCGGTCGTGGAGCGGATCTGGCTCCAGCACCGCAAGGAACGGGCGGAGGAGAAGGAGCGCGCGGAGCGGGAGGTCGACGGAGGCGTGCGTTCCAGTCTGTGAACAGGGT of the Streptomyces sp. NBC_01294 genome contains:
- a CDS encoding DNA cytosine methyltransferase, translated to MHTGTTGRLRSLDICSGAGGLAVGLEESGFDPVLLLDNRDVACRTLRTNRPSWNVLETNLLDFDPSEHTETYDVDLLSAGLPRVKATATIARRDSEAELELLRATMLLLHGVQPRALLVENVPDLVTKPAYEAIRSYVAEELSHLGYRHAWFVVNAADFGVPQTRRQGILVAFKGDVLDAFVAPTPTTDPHRTVGEALLESMSAGGWPEAGTWAAQANQPAPTLVGGSWERGGADLGPTGSKRAWARIGVDGATVADAVPDAAFRWDPTLGRVGMMPLTVDQAALLQGFPPSWRIEGRKTAKYRQVGHASPPPVGCVLGKAIAAALRA
- a CDS encoding Z1 domain-containing protein; its protein translation is MTSTETLRLELHSAVLSDLDGSKPKNLARALAYQAEDMAPEAAAYADEADFQAALKGSRSTHQLVELWRKQLTRWDYADRPAWTDTRPRTDERRAEIHHLLKLKEATRALLDGLIPVSKAAVSVVISPEHKPWYTPQSQLSRPHYWPAYRGLLAAKGWPAAAVAALDVATDQVIERLADPTDSAIYQSKGLVVGYVQSGKTANFTGVMAKAVDAGYRLVIVLGGTLNMLRAQTQRRLDMELVGRENILRGADELESDYADDPAWRAGKFVTFGSLPSALGAFDIVRMTTRDDDYKSLLQGITALEFEKREPALPLYDRENLHRSSARLMVVKKNKTVLAKLVKDLGKIKTPLTEIPVLIIDDESDEASVNTSKPDVQRSAINEQISKLLNMLPRAQYVGYTATPFANVFVDPSDTEDIFPKDFLISLPRPEGYMGARDFHDLDSEVEEHERTIANSNEKAHVRDIFDDAEDDSCLQQAMDMFVLTAAMKLYREDVGGLGDGYFEHHTMLVHESVRTGIHRDLHNRVLNLWHNAGYTGPRGHERLRKLFETDVAPVSEVRADGQAVPASYDELMRYVGPASVRIDGDGQPIIVVNGDKDLETGEADFDKRPIWKILIGGQKLARGFTVEGLTVSFFRRRAGNASTLMQMGRWFGFRKGYRDLVRLYLGRRETMGRTEVDLYDAFQAICLDEEAFRSELHRYSVMVDGRPQITPAQIPPLVSQHLPWLKPASPNKMYNARLELVRSAGRWEEPTAYPQKGEELRRNTELWLPYLESLDSQATVYAYHFPDKGLVHRFRSLSGTFSATTVLDTLRDLRWDVPEQFLPHLRYLSEITEAGKVDDWVVLAPQHASGSEAKTVALGSAGRSYSWFSRDRRADRGALFGAISDKKHRGVAHRIAGALGASGDTTTEGLVSERRGAIVLYPVIETTRQSSINADRRIDSDKIVMAFTFVAPASAHSANGQVVQFTTVSAKASAIIDVTEIGKS
- a CDS encoding PD-(D/E)XK motif protein; its protein translation is MTDAGGYPELPWSTVEHYLGERQAASYRLSAPTSERAVWYEIGDGGQEISLQVELDRHQQPPRSSLPAVTIDQVRRDGTRMARIHTTHVALMRDFHDLLIAVADRIVTGERDLGQAFEETVQAWGRLLDQPRGLGVERRIGLHGELAVLRAVARSRGWAQAIEAWTGPKAEQHDFGLPESDLEVKTTASERRRHTVHGIHQLTESSGRPLWFASLQLTRGGLGGRSLGESVASVIRDARAAHRIASVSLEGALAAGGWSESDPDDERWTLRSAPLIVPAEQLPRLTESMIPLSVREHVSSIDYHMDVTHLSSAPGSPVDLIDFRLP
- a CDS encoding ATP-binding protein; this translates as MRDDWQFEVPTTGSKHLPPDARYMEALSSQGYGFEVAIADLVDNSIDAGARDVVIHFLRDEDRLVSLLVIDDGKGMTEEELDVAMTVGGRRDYASEALGMFGTGLKSASLSHASSVTVVSKTRRTRAVGRRWLMERAVNGYQCDIVAPDYAQTLIDRYAQRPITWQGTVIRWDGVKNFPRNGGGGQTDRYLHRTLNRLGLQLGLYLHRFLARDDFNITIAVEDVNTGTEYMNFGVEPLDPFGYPVPGHTDYPRRFTVDLASILPVSLDAHVWPAKSTLDGYKAVGSVLERQGFYFYRHNRLVQAGGWNNFRQPDQHLSLSRVAIDLPPHGNDVFRLTVKKEGVEVSPEFISALEEARDAEGRRFIDYVADAESVYREARKRAGTTRKSVIGPGKGFDPIVREAIEDELPLLPGEEPIAIRWQSLDNSLFFDADRENRTIVLNHHYRSAILGGRRGGLNDAPTLKSLIYLLLHQIFEKEYSGSREKDNLQLWQAILVAAARTELERMGDDD
- a CDS encoding tetratricopeptide repeat protein, whose product is MRPDTPAEHIAEAERLIRTATRYPEDQEPLLLQAAAHLELADARDRASALYDQLLSASPSDPQLIKALQAANLWEYGHEAEARALISGIRAASPKDPAPWEVIAEALEAHDELEASHDCFTEAATLLIAEDDPLTPATTALLTGRHRVRRLLGRPHDDWDMVADTRHIGPIPLDELHDPKRIWALGSDDPAELRAEIARLRAELGDRRAALSRPFPVAILHWPARELAELLTSYPTLASEYPSHEAHLRQIETSLRALAASGTTNLGIVTASVPSYEAFAASEKTSPASPSLLAEYATTLAARGKATPWPPTPTTTCWCTSGKPYSECHGATGP
- a CDS encoding class E sortase, producing MRDRVPVVVQGSGRRARRAGLVGVLWAAAELTVTVGVVVLLLVVHQVWWTNRQAAAAAQEQVQALERAWDGGNTSGPVAPAPSGSGASVEPGDPAVSGAPSEGTPGPPAASRSPRPAAKPPARDQAYAVLRIPRLGLVVPVAQGIDKRAVLDKGYAGQYPGTAQPGAQGNFALAGHRNTHGEPFRYINRLRAGDELVVDVRGRRYTYVVGKILGETTERDTGVIAPVPRSLVKPDAGYSEPGAYITLTTCTPEYSSKYRLVVWGTLTSS
- a CDS encoding DUF6412 domain-containing protein, yielding MARQRRGGLSSLFSRTLLSLVLLGGVLGLFAGEAGLGAVVVALAATVAVGTEALAAAARLVRPVPPHRIRTAIRDREQRTAFLPQRDPDASGRSRPRAPGRLVPTAA